A single Bacillus sp. HMF5848 DNA region contains:
- the rplL gene encoding 50S ribosomal protein L7/L12 codes for MTKEQIIEAVKNMTVLELNDLVKAIEEEFGVTAAAPVAVMGGAAAPAAEEQTEFDVVLTNAGGQKIKVIKVVREITGLGLKEAKELVDNTPKAVKEGASKEEAEEIKAKLEEVGAGVEVK; via the coding sequence ATGACTAAAGAACAAATCATTGAAGCAGTTAAAAATATGACTGTATTAGAATTAAACGACTTAGTAAAAGCTATCGAAGAAGAATTTGGTGTAACAGCTGCAGCTCCTGTTGCTGTAATGGGTGGCGCTGCTGCTCCAGCTGCTGAAGAGCAAACAGAATTTGACGTAGTTCTTACTAATGCTGGTGGTCAAAAAATTAAGGTTATCAAAGTTGTTCGTGAAATCACTGGTCTTGGCTTAAAAGAAGCTAAAGAACTTGTTGATAACACTCCAAAAGCAGTTAAAGAAGGAGCTTCTAAAGAAGAAGCTGAAGAAATCAAAGCGAAGCTTGAAGAAGTTGGCGCTGGCGTAGAAGTTAAGTAA
- a CDS encoding class I SAM-dependent methyltransferase — MTEHYYTNSPSVESNRQSWVFSLKGHTLKFTVDNGVFSKKEVDFGSRVLIEAFKVAEIEGPILDVGCGYGPIGLVIAKDNPNRIVHMVDVNERAVELATINAESNQISNVKVYMSDALSAVENNFASILTNPPIRAGKQVVHKIFEQSFDALLPDGELWVVIQKKQGAPSAIDKLKQLFSRVDIVEKQKGYYIIRAKKS; from the coding sequence ATGACCGAACACTACTATACAAATAGTCCATCTGTTGAAAGTAATCGACAATCTTGGGTGTTTTCGCTTAAAGGTCATACGTTAAAATTCACGGTAGATAACGGTGTGTTTTCAAAAAAAGAAGTAGATTTTGGTTCGAGGGTTTTAATAGAAGCGTTTAAGGTGGCGGAAATAGAGGGGCCGATCTTAGATGTTGGTTGCGGGTATGGTCCTATAGGGTTAGTAATTGCTAAAGACAATCCAAATAGAATCGTACACATGGTAGATGTTAATGAAAGAGCTGTTGAGCTTGCTACCATTAATGCGGAGAGTAATCAAATTAGCAATGTGAAGGTTTATATGAGTGATGCCTTGAGTGCTGTAGAAAATAACTTTGCTTCTATATTAACTAACCCACCTATTAGGGCTGGGAAGCAGGTTGTTCATAAGATTTTCGAGCAAAGCTTTGACGCTTTGTTGCCCGATGGAGAGCTTTGGGTTGTTATTCAAAAAAAACAAGGTGCTCCTTCTGCAATAGATAAACTTAAACAATTATTCTCACGCGTAGATATCGTTGAGAAGCAAAAAGGATATTACATCATCAGAGCAAAAAAATCTTGA